Proteins from a single region of Azospirillum brasilense:
- a CDS encoding glycosyltransferase family 4 protein: MVTTPRHWAWIPDFQHRRLPALFNDAEKQYRDDICRVLADRDGPLILSSRNALFDFQEFFPSHRARPYVWPFVSTISTGESAPVRAVIEKYKLPSSFLYIPNQFWVHKDHQTAFNAVRLLKERGFPVDLVCTGSTKDYRHDGYFETLFGIVKEQGLESCIRHLA, from the coding sequence ATGGTCACCACACCACGCCACTGGGCATGGATTCCCGATTTCCAACACCGGCGCCTGCCAGCACTGTTCAATGACGCGGAAAAACAATATCGGGACGATATCTGCCGCGTCCTGGCCGACCGCGACGGTCCGCTCATCCTCAGCAGCCGGAACGCGCTATTCGATTTTCAGGAATTCTTCCCATCCCATCGGGCCCGCCCCTACGTCTGGCCGTTCGTCAGTACCATTTCAACCGGCGAATCAGCACCGGTCCGCGCCGTGATCGAGAAATACAAATTGCCGTCGAGCTTTCTCTATATTCCTAATCAATTCTGGGTGCACAAGGATCACCAGACCGCCTTCAACGCCGTCCGCCTACTAAAGGAACGGGGTTTTCCCGTTGATCTCGTCTGCACTGGCAGCACGAAAGATTACCGTCACGACGGGTATTTTGAAACGCTGTTCGGCATCGTCAAGGAACAGGGGCTCGAAAGCTGTATCCGCCACTTGGCGTGA
- a CDS encoding NAD-dependent epimerase/dehydratase family protein, with amino-acid sequence MPQRAHLNGPILCSWLEASLPTDRICGPALRSSGRRGACGRRFLRRSRPSGPFDDFQRTVTTTASLVHTLGRLAPNVRIVFLSSAAVYGNAAPVPLKEDDPCAPVSQYGWHKLLAEKLCQQGAATHGIRCAVIRFFSIYGPGLRKQVLWDVGRRLLTSSGTVDVNATGEETRDFLHIEDMVDLTLLLLNSRLPDPIIINGGTGRAVSLSDLLEMLGKASALRQHPLHRHGAARQSTASPSGHKPSFRSGFMPRRSIEEGILDYALWLRRESAII; translated from the coding sequence ATGCCCCAGAGGGCTCACCTGAACGGGCCGATCCTCTGTTCTTGGCTGGAAGCATCGCTCCCGACTGATCGAATTTGCGGTCCGGCGCTTCGGAGCTCCGGACGCCGTGGTGCATGCGGCCGGCGGTTCCTCCGTCGCAGCCGGCCAAGCGGCCCTTTCGACGACTTCCAACGCACAGTGACGACGACGGCCAGCCTGGTCCATACTCTGGGCCGTCTGGCGCCCAATGTCCGCATTGTGTTTCTTTCGAGCGCCGCGGTATATGGAAACGCGGCTCCGGTTCCCCTCAAAGAAGACGATCCGTGCGCACCGGTTTCCCAATATGGCTGGCACAAGCTGCTGGCTGAGAAGCTCTGCCAGCAGGGAGCTGCTACCCACGGGATCCGTTGCGCCGTCATCCGCTTCTTCTCGATTTATGGCCCGGGCTTGCGCAAGCAAGTGCTCTGGGACGTTGGCCGGCGCCTTCTGACGAGCTCTGGCACAGTCGATGTCAATGCGACTGGAGAAGAAACCCGAGATTTCCTCCATATCGAAGACATGGTCGATCTGACGCTGTTGCTGCTGAACAGCAGGTTGCCCGACCCCATCATCATCAATGGCGGTACTGGACGGGCTGTAAGCCTCTCCGACCTCCTGGAAATGCTAGGCAAAGCCTCAGCCCTGCGCCAGCATCCGCTTCACAGGCACGGAGCGGCACGGCAATCCACAGCATCTCCAAGCGGACACAAGCCGTCTTTCCGCTCTGGATTCATGCCGCGACGGTCGATTGAAGAGGGAATACTGGATTACGCCCTCTGGCTGCGCCGTGAGTCGGCGATAATATAA
- a CDS encoding NAD-dependent epimerase/dehydratase family protein, which yields MKAIASPYTDLYTVLSPHRANRSGRHAGRALSAAIQVLRHRASLALPFVTCLTENPIPDQSIWVTGAAGFAGRAILQRLRASGRRAIGLGHAPEGSPERADPLFLAGSIAPD from the coding sequence GTGAAAGCAATTGCCTCTCCATATACGGACCTCTACACTGTGTTGTCACCGCACCGGGCGAATCGGAGTGGGCGGCATGCCGGGCGCGCTTTGTCCGCAGCTATCCAGGTTCTTCGTCATCGTGCTTCCCTTGCCCTCCCCTTTGTGACCTGCTTGACGGAAAATCCCATACCCGATCAATCAATCTGGGTGACTGGCGCAGCGGGCTTCGCCGGGCGGGCAATCTTACAGCGACTGCGGGCGAGCGGACGCCGGGCCATTGGTCTGGGGCATGCCCCAGAGGGCTCACCTGAACGGGCCGATCCTCTGTTCTTGGCTGGAAGCATCGCTCCCGACTGA
- a CDS encoding Gfo/Idh/MocA family protein, translated as MAVDTEADWDGSVLVSRPWNGRTGTMGWRSLPRSGLARAPGGFVTFLKAAVIGLGVGEQHIEGFERHSACRVTVLCDIDHDRLAAVGARHPGRSLVSDPGQVLCDPNIDVVSIASYDDAHFQQVVTALEHGKHVFVEKPLCQTDVELDGIYRALLRHRGLRLSSNLPLRRVPRFLDLRARILSGAMGPSITSKVITTMGACTRSRKAGAAPSRPTRL; from the coding sequence ATGGCTGTGGACACCGAGGCGGATTGGGACGGTTCAGTTCTTGTGTCGCGGCCATGGAACGGCCGCACTGGCACTATGGGCTGGAGGAGCTTGCCACGCTCTGGCCTGGCGCGCGCGCCGGGAGGCTTCGTGACCTTTTTGAAAGCTGCTGTCATCGGACTCGGAGTCGGGGAACAGCATATCGAGGGCTTCGAACGTCATTCGGCCTGCCGCGTCACGGTTCTATGCGATATCGACCATGATCGGTTGGCCGCCGTCGGCGCCCGCCATCCAGGCCGTTCCCTGGTCTCTGATCCCGGACAAGTGCTGTGCGACCCGAATATTGATGTAGTGTCCATCGCCTCCTACGACGACGCTCATTTCCAGCAAGTCGTCACCGCCCTGGAGCATGGCAAGCATGTCTTCGTGGAGAAGCCGCTCTGCCAGACGGATGTCGAACTCGACGGCATTTACCGGGCGTTGTTGCGTCACCGCGGCCTCCGCCTCAGCTCGAACCTGCCGCTCCGGCGGGTACCACGATTCCTTGATCTGCGTGCGCGCATCCTGTCCGGAGCGATGGGGCCCTCTATCACGTCGAAGGTGATTACAACTATGGGCGCCTGCACAAGATCACGGAAGGCTGGCGCGGCGCCCTCCCGTCCTACTCGGTTATGA
- a CDS encoding Gfo/Idh/MocA family protein, producing the protein MTEGWRGALPSYSVMKGGGIHMVDLLLWFTGQRVTEVFAMGNRIASKGSQVRFDDMVVATLRFSGGAVGKVAANFGCVHPHFHRLSVYGTAGTFVNEPDGARYHFSRDPGDPVELVDNLHSGTDKGAGLPPS; encoded by the coding sequence ATCACGGAAGGCTGGCGCGGCGCCCTCCCGTCCTACTCGGTTATGAAAGGGGGCGGGATCCACATGGTGGACCTGCTGCTTTGGTTCACTGGCCAACGGGTGACCGAGGTGTTCGCGATGGGCAACCGGATCGCCAGCAAGGGCTCGCAGGTCCGGTTCGACGACATGGTGGTCGCAACGCTGCGCTTCAGCGGTGGCGCGGTCGGCAAGGTCGCGGCGAACTTTGGCTGCGTGCACCCGCATTTTCACCGCCTGTCCGTCTACGGGACCGCCGGCACCTTTGTGAACGAGCCGGACGGTGCCCGCTACCATTTCTCCCGCGATCCAGGCGATCCAGTGGAACTTGTGGACAATCTCCACTCCGGCACTGACAAGGGGGCGGGGTTGCCGCCTTCGTGA
- a CDS encoding NAD-dependent epimerase/dehydratase family protein: protein MASAMAGRKIVITGGAGFIGHNLALSLKAMGAKVDILDSLQVNNLNAFASNTNNLPNRDLYLSLIQQRLSMLFSADIPVHVIDVRDYHTTGRLLAELQPDVIVHLAAIAHANVANKDPYSTFDHSLRTLENTLDYARQFGTHFVYFSSSMVYGDFPDGFVTEESTCNPLGIYGALKFSGEKMVIAYNQVFDLPYTIVRPSALYGERCVSRRVGQVFIENALQGFQLQVAGDGSDRLDFTYVADVVNGVARIIEDERSRNQIFNMTFGQSRSIAGMIDIVCSHFPDVSVTYIPRDRLMPSRGTLSMDKARRLLDFEPSFPVERGFPLYIDWYKKLFAERQKTPQAAAV from the coding sequence ATGGCAAGTGCGATGGCTGGTCGCAAGATAGTTATTACCGGCGGCGCCGGGTTCATCGGCCATAATCTTGCCTTGTCCCTGAAGGCCATGGGCGCAAAGGTCGATATCCTGGATAGCCTTCAGGTCAACAATCTGAACGCCTTCGCAAGCAACACCAACAACCTGCCAAATCGCGATCTCTATCTCAGCCTGATCCAGCAGCGCCTGTCGATGCTGTTCAGTGCGGACATTCCGGTCCATGTGATCGATGTGCGTGATTACCACACCACGGGTCGCCTTCTGGCGGAGCTTCAGCCTGATGTGATCGTCCATCTCGCGGCCATCGCTCACGCCAACGTCGCCAACAAAGATCCCTATTCAACCTTTGATCACAGCCTTCGCACCCTCGAAAACACGCTCGACTACGCGCGCCAGTTCGGGACGCATTTCGTCTATTTCTCGTCGAGCATGGTCTACGGCGATTTCCCCGATGGCTTCGTGACCGAAGAGTCGACGTGCAACCCTCTGGGCATCTACGGCGCGTTGAAGTTTTCCGGCGAGAAGATGGTCATCGCCTACAATCAGGTTTTCGATCTTCCCTACACCATCGTTCGCCCGTCGGCGCTGTATGGCGAGCGGTGCGTCAGTCGACGGGTCGGGCAGGTCTTTATCGAGAACGCGCTGCAAGGTTTCCAATTGCAGGTTGCCGGCGACGGTTCCGACCGGCTTGACTTCACGTATGTTGCCGACGTCGTCAATGGGGTCGCGCGGATCATTGAGGACGAGCGGTCGCGCAACCAGATCTTCAACATGACTTTTGGCCAGTCGCGCTCGATCGCCGGAATGATCGACATCGTCTGCTCGCACTTCCCCGACGTCTCGGTGACCTACATCCCACGGGATCGCCTCATGCCCTCGCGTGGGACCCTGTCCATGGACAAGGCGCGCCGCTTGCTGGACTTCGAACCCAGCTTCCCGGTCGAACGGGGCTTTCCCCTTTACATCGACTGGTACAAGAAGCTGTTTGCCGAACGCCAGAAGACGCCGCAGGCCGCCGCTGTATGA
- a CDS encoding GNAT family N-acetyltransferase yields the protein MTAAALPGEGTRDGAGWTRDAWLGQRLGVPAWRLDPTVPGWADAMAGVLNRKGFAYARLPTADVGALGKLLDAGFRVVDTTMTAEREAEGLTPSPKGWVRFAEPGDRYAVRAVARRAFRFSRFHLDPAIAASTADMTRADWIDGYFDGGRGSAMVVAGLPGAEPSGFLLLLGPEKGTLVIDLIAVDESARGQGLATGMIAFAAGRIAGVDRLRVSTQAANIPSLRLYGRMGFLLVSSHYVVHLHHG from the coding sequence ATGACCGCAGCCGCGCTTCCGGGAGAAGGCACCCGCGACGGTGCCGGATGGACGCGGGACGCGTGGTTGGGGCAGCGGCTCGGCGTACCGGCATGGCGGCTCGATCCGACGGTGCCAGGCTGGGCCGACGCCATGGCCGGTGTCCTCAACCGGAAGGGCTTTGCCTACGCGCGGCTGCCGACGGCGGACGTGGGCGCTCTGGGCAAACTCCTCGACGCGGGTTTCCGGGTGGTCGACACAACGATGACCGCTGAGCGCGAGGCGGAAGGGCTGACGCCGTCGCCCAAAGGATGGGTGCGCTTCGCCGAACCGGGCGACCGCTATGCCGTCCGTGCGGTGGCGCGCCGTGCGTTCCGCTTCTCGCGCTTCCATCTGGACCCGGCGATTGCCGCCTCCACGGCGGATATGACCCGAGCCGATTGGATCGACGGCTATTTCGACGGGGGCCGAGGATCGGCGATGGTGGTTGCCGGTTTGCCCGGCGCTGAGCCATCCGGATTCCTGCTGCTGCTCGGACCGGAGAAGGGAACCCTTGTCATCGACCTGATCGCCGTAGATGAATCGGCACGGGGCCAAGGTCTGGCTACCGGCATGATCGCCTTCGCCGCGGGCAGGATCGCCGGGGTTGACCGTCTTCGGGTCAGCACCCAGGCCGCCAACATTCCCTCTCTGCGGCTGTATGGGCGGATGGGGTTCCTGCTCGTATCCTCCCACTATGTCGTTCACCTTCACCACGGTTGA
- a CDS encoding N-acetylneuraminate synthase family protein, producing the protein MSFTFTTVDRMRIGTHDLNERVLVIAEIGNNHEGDFTRAQEMIVRAAEAGADAVKFQTIVPDRLVSATDTARIEQLTRFRFDYDQFARLAETAERAGVIFLSTPFDLESAAALAPLVPAFKVASGDNDFFALLAVVARMGKPVLLSTGMLDLAGVQRAAEHIAAQRPTERPAEKPQAGLVLLHCVAAYPAPVEDANLGALRSMASLGHPVGYSDHTLGIEAAVLSVALGARVIEKHFTLDKTLSTFRDHALSADPSDMAELVRRVREAETLLGDGIKRPATSELANMTAARRAIAAVRDLPAGHVLALEDLTWLRPRRGLEPGRESELIGCRLAVPVARGEAFTLDHMAEG; encoded by the coding sequence ATGTCGTTCACCTTCACCACGGTTGACCGGATGCGCATCGGGACTCATGACCTGAACGAGCGGGTGCTCGTTATCGCCGAGATCGGCAACAACCACGAGGGCGACTTTACCCGCGCCCAGGAGATGATCGTCCGAGCCGCCGAAGCCGGCGCGGACGCCGTGAAGTTCCAGACGATCGTACCGGATCGCCTCGTCTCAGCGACCGATACCGCGCGCATCGAGCAGCTGACCCGGTTCCGTTTCGACTATGACCAGTTCGCGCGCTTGGCCGAAACGGCGGAGCGGGCCGGTGTGATCTTCCTGTCCACACCCTTCGATCTGGAGTCTGCGGCGGCCCTGGCTCCCCTCGTGCCAGCTTTCAAGGTGGCCTCCGGCGACAACGACTTCTTTGCGCTGCTGGCTGTGGTGGCCCGGATGGGAAAGCCGGTCCTGCTGTCGACCGGCATGTTGGACCTTGCTGGCGTGCAACGCGCGGCGGAGCATATCGCAGCGCAACGGCCGACGGAGAGGCCAGCGGAGAAGCCGCAGGCCGGTCTTGTCCTTCTGCACTGCGTGGCAGCCTATCCGGCACCGGTCGAGGACGCCAATCTTGGTGCCTTGCGGAGCATGGCCAGCCTGGGCCATCCAGTCGGCTATTCCGACCACACGCTCGGGATCGAGGCGGCAGTCCTCTCGGTGGCGCTCGGCGCAAGGGTGATCGAAAAGCACTTCACGCTCGACAAAACCCTTTCGACCTTCCGGGACCACGCCCTGTCCGCCGACCCGTCAGACATGGCCGAGCTGGTGCGGCGGGTGCGCGAGGCGGAAACCCTGCTGGGCGACGGAATCAAGCGGCCGGCGACGTCGGAACTGGCGAACATGACCGCCGCCCGGCGGGCTATCGCTGCGGTTCGCGATCTGCCCGCCGGCCATGTCCTGGCGCTGGAGGATCTGACCTGGCTGCGACCAAGGAGGGGTCTTGAACCCGGACGGGAAAGCGAGCTGATCGGCTGCCGGCTTGCGGTGCCGGTCGCCCGCGGCGAAGCCTTCACGCTAGACCACATGGCGGAGGGCTGA
- the asnB gene encoding asparagine synthase (glutamine-hydrolyzing), translating to MCGIAGYIGTRFLDDSRLEACQASMTRRGPNARGALRRSWSDGRHAVLLHSRLAIIDLDRRANQPLRLDGQALCYNGELYNYVEVRRALLAEGAPPFLTNSDTEVLARQLSRHGWSGLDACEGMWAFALLDETDGSLLLARDRFGEKPLYLMRTADGLYFGSEVKFIAALAGRWPEPDLDHLKRYLVNGYKALYKRAGTGFFKGVSELPAGCVLSIDKAGRETLSRYWTPTRDPVEDGLGFEESVTMVREALVRSVELRLRADVPLAFCLSGGVDSNALIAIAKRLFGYDVHGFTLMNKDERYEEAAMVKEAVSALGLRHTVVPIHSDGFLKGLRTLIRQHDAPVYTITYYVQWLLMGAIAGDGYRVSVSGTGADEIFSGYFDHHNAYLAAVHDDPGRHAVALADWSAHVRPIVRNPYLQDPALFVRDPGERRHIYLDAEEFAGFLTQPWHEPFEETDYSAILLRNRMQNELFHESVPPILHEDDLNAMYWSIENRSPFLDRKLSETAQRVPARHLVRNGRAKALLREAVRGIAPDAIIDNPRKVGFNAPIQDLLDTTDSEVRHWLFDDGPIFEHVRKDRIRSLLERGTLPNSRSKFLFYFLNAKLFLEEFGG from the coding sequence GTGTGCGGCATCGCCGGTTACATCGGCACCCGGTTCCTTGACGACAGCCGTCTGGAGGCCTGCCAAGCGTCAATGACGCGACGCGGGCCGAACGCTCGCGGAGCGCTTCGGCGGTCCTGGTCGGACGGACGCCATGCGGTCCTGCTGCACAGCCGCCTCGCCATCATCGATCTCGACCGGCGTGCCAATCAACCGCTCCGTTTGGACGGACAGGCGCTCTGCTACAACGGCGAGCTTTACAATTACGTGGAGGTTCGGCGTGCGCTTCTGGCGGAGGGCGCTCCGCCCTTTCTGACCAACAGCGACACCGAGGTGCTGGCCCGCCAGCTTTCCCGCCATGGCTGGAGCGGTCTGGATGCCTGCGAGGGCATGTGGGCATTCGCCCTGCTCGACGAGACGGATGGCTCCCTGCTGCTGGCCCGCGACCGGTTCGGCGAGAAGCCGCTCTACCTCATGCGAACCGCCGACGGGCTGTATTTCGGGTCGGAGGTCAAGTTCATCGCGGCCCTTGCCGGGCGTTGGCCGGAACCCGACCTCGACCACCTCAAGCGCTATCTGGTGAACGGGTACAAGGCGCTCTACAAGCGGGCGGGCACGGGATTCTTCAAGGGGGTGAGCGAACTGCCCGCCGGTTGCGTGCTCTCCATCGACAAGGCTGGGCGCGAAACCCTGAGCCGGTACTGGACGCCAACGCGCGACCCGGTCGAAGACGGGCTGGGCTTCGAGGAATCGGTGACGATGGTGCGCGAGGCCCTTGTTCGCTCTGTCGAGCTCCGGCTGCGCGCCGATGTGCCTCTGGCCTTCTGTCTGTCGGGTGGTGTCGACTCCAACGCTCTGATCGCCATCGCCAAGCGTCTGTTCGGCTATGACGTCCATGGCTTCACCCTGATGAACAAGGACGAGCGGTATGAGGAAGCCGCGATGGTCAAGGAGGCCGTCTCGGCGCTCGGGCTGCGGCATACCGTCGTGCCGATCCACAGCGACGGCTTTCTGAAGGGGCTACGGACCCTCATCCGTCAGCATGACGCTCCGGTCTACACCATTACCTATTACGTCCAATGGCTGCTGATGGGCGCCATCGCGGGCGACGGCTACCGAGTCTCGGTCAGCGGAACGGGCGCGGACGAAATATTCAGCGGCTATTTCGACCACCACAACGCCTATCTCGCCGCCGTGCACGACGATCCGGGCCGGCACGCGGTGGCGTTGGCCGACTGGTCGGCGCATGTGCGGCCCATCGTCCGGAATCCCTATCTGCAGGACCCCGCGCTTTTCGTGCGCGACCCAGGGGAGCGGCGGCACATCTATCTGGACGCCGAGGAATTTGCCGGGTTCCTGACCCAGCCCTGGCACGAGCCGTTCGAAGAGACCGATTACAGCGCGATCCTGCTGCGCAACCGCATGCAGAACGAGCTTTTTCATGAATCGGTGCCGCCGATCCTCCACGAGGATGATCTGAACGCGATGTACTGGTCCATCGAAAACCGCTCGCCCTTTCTCGACCGGAAACTGTCCGAAACGGCCCAGCGGGTACCGGCCCGTCATCTGGTGCGGAACGGGAGGGCCAAGGCGCTGCTGCGCGAAGCGGTTCGTGGGATTGCACCGGATGCCATCATAGACAACCCGCGCAAGGTCGGTTTCAACGCTCCGATCCAGGATCTGCTGGACACGACCGATTCGGAGGTTCGGCATTGGCTGTTCGATGACGGGCCGATTTTTGAGCATGTCCGCAAAGATCGTATCCGCAGCCTGCTGGAGCGGGGAACCCTGCCCAACAGCCGCAGCAAGTTCCTGTTCTATTTCCTAAACGCAAAGCTCTTCCTGGAGGAGTTCGGCGGATGA
- a CDS encoding N-acetyl sugar amidotransferase, with amino-acid sequence MPDTRPNLTIGADGVCNACRNHATKRVIDWDHRAAHFASVAANARARANGGYDCLIPVSGGKDSTWQVVTCLEHGLRPLCVTWRTPGRTAIGEANLRNLIDLGVDHIDFTIDPQTERRFMLKALERFGDPAIPMHMAIFSIPLRLAAQMRIPLIVWGENSAFEYGGTEEESRGFALDAAWLRRFGVTHGTAAADWEDGDITVRHLLPYRLPDESALAQAGTLAVFLGYYFPWDPETSLAVARTHGFRADPRGARTGLYDYADIDDDFISVHHWFKWHKFGFTRLFDNLSLEIRNGRIGRADAIAIIRARGDDTPHDDIARLCGFLDITEDRLHSIAETFRNKAVWHRQGGVWTIPDFLIPDWTWS; translated from the coding sequence TTGCCAGACACCCGTCCTAACCTGACGATCGGAGCGGACGGCGTGTGCAACGCCTGCCGCAACCACGCGACCAAGCGCGTCATCGACTGGGACCACCGCGCGGCGCATTTTGCGTCGGTGGCCGCCAACGCCCGGGCGCGGGCCAACGGCGGATACGACTGCCTGATCCCGGTCAGCGGCGGCAAGGACAGCACTTGGCAGGTGGTGACGTGTCTGGAGCATGGCCTACGCCCCCTGTGCGTCACATGGCGCACACCCGGGCGGACAGCGATCGGCGAGGCCAACCTGCGCAATCTGATTGATTTGGGGGTCGATCACATCGATTTCACCATCGACCCGCAAACCGAGCGGCGCTTCATGCTGAAGGCGCTGGAGCGGTTCGGGGATCCGGCGATCCCGATGCACATGGCGATCTTCTCCATTCCGCTCAGGTTGGCGGCACAGATGCGCATTCCGCTGATCGTCTGGGGTGAGAATTCGGCCTTCGAATATGGTGGAACGGAGGAGGAGAGCCGCGGTTTTGCACTCGATGCCGCATGGCTGCGCCGTTTCGGTGTGACACACGGCACGGCCGCTGCCGATTGGGAGGATGGGGATATCACCGTGCGGCATCTGCTTCCCTATCGTTTGCCAGACGAGAGTGCCCTGGCCCAGGCTGGAACTCTGGCCGTTTTCCTTGGCTATTATTTTCCCTGGGACCCGGAAACCAGCCTCGCCGTGGCGCGGACCCACGGTTTTCGCGCCGACCCGCGCGGCGCGCGGACGGGCTTGTATGACTATGCCGACATCGACGACGACTTCATCTCCGTCCACCATTGGTTTAAGTGGCACAAGTTCGGCTTCACCCGCCTGTTTGACAATTTGAGTCTGGAAATCCGCAATGGTCGGATTGGCCGGGCGGATGCCATCGCCATCATCCGGGCCCGCGGCGACGACACGCCGCACGACGACATTGCCCGTCTGTGCGGCTTTCTGGACATTACGGAAGATCGCCTCCACAGCATTGCGGAAACATTCCGCAACAAGGCGGTCTGGCATCGGCAGGGCGGCGTCTGGACCATTCCCGATTTCCTGATCCCCGACTGGACCTGGAGTTGA
- a CDS encoding class I SAM-dependent methyltransferase, with the protein MTKGPCPTLECPCDGAYREETFTYEAPPQGETGFVLDGAYRRAYDHCRLCGHWFSRHDIDLSDLYTGAYAGQTYGDRLAATFERIMALPADRSDNAGRAARILDFATGHFPVQGCPPRLLDVGSGLAVFPARMKAAGWDCTALDPDPRAAAHARMVAGVQAVAGDFLTVDRSALGRYDAVTFNKVLEHVEAPVAFLRAARDLLLPHGFLYVELPDGEAAAEEGAGREEFFIEHHHVFSPTSFAALIERAGFRLVLLERLREPSTKFTLRGFAVPEPRGNGE; encoded by the coding sequence GTGACCAAGGGGCCGTGCCCGACCCTGGAATGCCCTTGCGATGGAGCCTATCGCGAGGAAACCTTCACCTATGAGGCGCCACCGCAAGGGGAAACCGGATTCGTCCTGGATGGAGCCTACCGGCGGGCTTATGACCACTGCCGCCTGTGCGGGCATTGGTTTTCCCGGCACGATATCGACCTGTCTGATCTCTACACCGGGGCTTATGCGGGCCAGACCTATGGCGACCGCCTAGCCGCGACCTTCGAGCGCATCATGGCGCTTCCGGCGGATCGCTCCGACAATGCCGGGCGCGCGGCCAGAATCCTGGATTTCGCGACGGGCCATTTTCCGGTGCAGGGGTGTCCCCCGCGTCTGCTCGACGTCGGGTCTGGTCTGGCTGTTTTCCCAGCCCGTATGAAGGCGGCGGGGTGGGACTGCACGGCCCTTGATCCCGATCCGCGCGCCGCCGCACATGCCCGCATGGTTGCTGGGGTGCAGGCCGTGGCTGGCGATTTCCTCACCGTCGATCGTTCTGCTCTGGGGCGATATGATGCAGTCACCTTCAACAAGGTGTTGGAGCATGTTGAGGCGCCGGTCGCTTTTCTGCGCGCCGCACGGGACTTGCTCCTTCCGCACGGCTTCCTGTACGTCGAACTGCCTGATGGGGAAGCCGCAGCCGAGGAAGGGGCCGGTCGCGAAGAGTTCTTCATTGAGCATCATCATGTGTTTAGCCCAACCTCCTTTGCGGCCCTGATCGAACGGGCGGGTTTCCGTCTTGTGCTTCTTGAACGGCTTCGAGAGCCGAGCACGAAATTCACCCTGCGTGGTTTTGCGGTGCCCGAGCCGAGAGGGAATGGCGAATGA